From Anopheles arabiensis isolate DONGOLA chromosome 3, AaraD3, whole genome shotgun sequence, a single genomic window includes:
- the LOC120904194 gene encoding longitudinals lacking protein, isoforms A/B/D/L, which translates to MGSSEGQTYCLRWNNHKSNLVEILDALIKMECYVDCTIYVDDQVQFKAHRVVLAANSPYFQSILQDVPMDHCSILFPGVQEFEMRALLEYMYTGEVNVTQAQIPRIMKIAEQLEVKGLYDMADLKGRFSKMVDVDQLMRDRDPATTLHASSSSSSNSNYTGKGSSSTATGAAAGSSTAGAAAAAAATATSSSWRDVPPTSSSGSHYPHYQHQSSPVISTSTNVSLAQSSSSSPPYSYKSPYSSLYSRSPGAVERDREREERSRDRSASFSHAPATTSPPPHRTQSTSAGSSASSVSAQIALQSQTASSNHQSSSASHQSGSSASSASAQPSTVAAAAALAAGWPSLGQTQLHSMLSSAYDSSTDMNPLKRKKLQSMSSMLRDTPILRNVLAQANPADSSQAGGVPGAGTAQATVATIQSQYQGGMKSDPDQPSSHHSNGSGYKSIKDQPHSPYADKSFDDDLLDSPHNFGGDARLASYVPHQQQKPEWKRYKQYTRTDILNAIECVRKGMSALQASRKFGVPSRTLYDKVKKLGITTGRPINRALKRSPSSGGSPASFPYGLSGASHMFGGPGSGAPGGPGGHPGGDHHQQLPSQSSQEDDAAAAAAAAAAAAAAAMAHHHEAGRMIKLEHGSHHGLPPTIPHPAAALLDPSFLQQALEARGGDIAGREALHAMAFAAAAHAAVNGMSTSPGTHGTARSPSPSVLMKYMRSVSMSSPEDDRHHSAQQQQQREARDLAERERREHHNGSEPAYARREHHPMEQDDEPGSDCGERPSSGGLAEGQDDHVEDLSMGPKRDSEERGPSVSPPPAAAVSVVRSAVARSRSPSPAPSLPQQPPQQQQQQQGVIVPAPGKLKEDYNITIKREIIADSNAPAESS; encoded by the exons ATGGGTAGCAGCGAAGGGCAAACGTACTGTCTGCGATGGAACAACCACAAATCGAACCTGGTCGAGATACTCGACGCGCTGATCAAGATGGAGTGCTACGTCGACTGCACGATCTACGTCGACGACCAGGTCCAGTTCAAGGCGCACCGGGTCGTGCTGGCCGCTAACTCGCCCTACTTCCAGTCGATCCTGCAGGACGTGCCGATGGATCACTGCAGCATCCTGTTCCCGGGCGTGCAGGAGTTCGAGATGCGCGCACTGCTCGAGTACATGTACACCGGCGAGGTGAACGTCACCCAAGCACAGATCCCGCGCATCATGAAGATCGCGGAACAGCTCGAGGTGAAGGGCCTGTACGATATGGCGGACCTGAAGGGGCGCTTCAGCAAAATGGTCGATGTGGATCAGCTGATGCGCGACCGTGACCCGGCCACCACACTGCACGcgagcagtagtagcagcagcaacagcaactacACCGGCAAGGGTTCGTCGTCTACTGCTACCGGTGCCGCTGCGGGTAGTAGCAcagccggtgctgctgctgctgctgcagcaaccgCCACATCCTCCTCCTGGCGCGACGTACCGccaaccagcagcagtggcagccaTTACCCCCACTACCAGCACCAGTCGTCGCCGGTCATTTCCACCTCCACAAATGTGTCACTCGCCCAAAGCAGCAGCTCCTCGCCACCGTACTCGTACAAGTCGCCCTACTCTAGCCTGTACTCCCGCAGCCCCGGCGCGGTGGAGCGTGATCGCGAGCGGGAAGAGCGTAGCCGCGACCGTTCCGCATCCTTCTCGCACGCGCCAGCCACGACCTCACCGCCGCCCCATCGCACCCAGTCCACGTCCGCCGGCTCGTCCGCCTCCTCCGTATCGGCACAGATCGCACTGCAGTCGCAGACCGCCAGCAGCAACCACCAGTCGTCCTCGGCATCCCACCAGTCCGGCAGTTCCGCCTCCTCAGCCTCCGCGCAACCATCGACCGTGGCGGCGGCTGCCGCCCTGGCCGCCGGTTGGCCCTCCCTCGGCCAGACGCAGCTGCACAGTATGCTCAGCTCGGCGTACGATTCCAGCACCGACATGAACCCGCTCAAGCGCAAGAAGCTCCAGTCGATGTCGAGCATGCTGCGCGACACACCGATCCTGCGCAACGTGCTCGCCCAGGCCAACCCGGCCGACTCGTCGCAGGCGGGCGGTGTGCCTGGGGCTGGGACAGCGCAGGCAACCGTGGCCACGATACAGTCCCAGTACCAGGGCGGCATGAAGTCGGATCCGGACCAGCCGAGCAGTCATCACTCCAACGGCAGTGGTTATAAG tcaATCAAGGACCAACCCCACTCACCGTACGCGGACAAATCGTTCGATGACGATCTGCTCGACTCGCCGCACAACTTTGGCGGCGACGCGCGGCTAGCATCGTACGtgccgcaccagcagcagaagccGGAGTGGAAGCGCTACAAGCAGTACACGCGCACCGACATCCTGAACGCGatcgagtgtgtgcgcaagggCATGAGTGCGCTGCAGGCGTCGCGCAAGTTCGGCGTGCCGTCCCGCACCCTGTACGACAAGGTGAAGAAGCTGGGCATTACGACGGGCCGGCCGATCAACCGGGCGCTCAAGCGGTCGCCCAGCTCGGGCGGCAGTCCGGCCTCCTTCCCGTACGGGCTGAGCGGTGCGAGCCACATGTTCGGCGGGCCGGGCAGCGGTGCGCCCGGCGGGCCCGGTGGCCATCCGGGCGgcgaccaccaccagcagctccCGTCCCAGTCGTCCCAGGAGGACGATGCGGCcgcggcggctgctgcggcggctgccgctgccgccgccgccatggCCCACCATCACGAGGCGGGCCGCATGATCAAGCTCGAGCACGGCAGCCACCACGGGCTGCCGCCGACCATCCCGCACCCGGCCGCCGCCCTGCTCGATCCCTCCTTCCTCCAGCAGGCGCTGGAAGCACGCGGCGGCGACATTGCCGGCCGCGAGGCACTGCACGCGATGGCGTTCGCGGCGGCCGCTCACGCCGCCGTCAACGGCATGAGCACGTCCCCGGGTACGCACGGGACGGCCCGCTCGCCGAGCCCGAGCGTGCTGATGAAGTACATGCGCTCCGTGTCGATGAGCTCGCCCGAAGACGATCGGCACCATtcggcgcagcagcagcagcagcgggaagCACGCGATCTTGCGGAACGCGAGCGCCGAGAGCATCACAACGGGTCGGAACCGGCCTACGCCAGGCGGGAGCATCATCCGATGGAGCAGGACGACGAACCGGGCAGCGACTGTGGCGAACGGCCATCGAGCGGCGGTCTGGCCGAAGGCCAGGACGATCACGTGGAGGATCTGTCCATGGGCCCGAAGCGGGACTCGGAAGAGCGGGGACCATCCGTCTCACCACCGCCGGCAGCGGCGGTGTCCGTCGTACGGTCGGCGGTTGCACGGTCCCGATCACCCTCACCTGCACCCTCGCTACCGCAACAACctccccagcagcagcagcagcagcagggtgtCATTGTGCCAGCGCCCGGTAAGTTAAAGGAAGACTACAACATCACCATCAAGCGGGAAATCATTGCGGACAGCAATGCGCCCGCAGAATCGTCGTAG
- the LOC120899951 gene encoding exportin-4-like, whose product MDETYLKNLETAAHIIMAPPNSITNQQRQESEHIFTTFRRTKTPYALCQAILEKSSVDLVLFEAADVLKKAVVGEWKFIAEQDRASLRQYLLSYVIQRDVPVFIRDKLLQVVAIMIKRASLEDHGAERGQILEETKKMLTSGELKQQILSCSIMLAILEEYCNIVRSDDTGLNTLEHFKAKKQFEDSDLLKTFCMTLQAMVEIVNAFDTSNSLQMYFFKQLLTVMETVLTWGFLLPNLRNVRVRHSLSKSIIDTSETVTKALHAPPLRLQAQWKSVIFDPKVLEVFFHTYWKMREIDDLQPKALTCILQLSTLRGPIISENIDESMSYLANYLTHFLSLMTNIEIKDKEAYSFSLILRKLFQFLPTDMLKMLPNSLFDASMQQCFTLTMKFFEQSAAEESVAPDEACYIDALSNMLGIWLSFFDDKRNYPTEPMLPYITQMFEKYVQCHLAPPQGIRGAGGREGDGDNEITELEESDRERFREQLTVMGFFGRQILQHALGLLAKLLEDRTRKLGTHLHMLHASKTLSLSDGMSLENLFEDIHWLLLISGHVIAMESVGETPMIPEPILVLSKQQVESGATDVSNSLKLLASPHQDIQEIANAESNTDPVIRLMAAGFRLCELEKTAIEVRMYQFLSPELSATTMWFLRHWCGTYVMSAYEPTATHIFANAFGVGTAGALWVINYLLNKICLNAQHLRAEPAVMEETIELLLALQRNRYRAQTIFNSEYFRSICDLKSFELPLTVKRKLLRGFVTIGGSVEGEEVRTEYIMRIVQGTKEKFGLLQATFQQHAHLHQSEQFKQKVIEVLEETIGCVEGAYDNLILILYQEVQPICKQLSTFMSVYRNDTVIVELVLELLNELERSAEVKEVRAALHQYSMDVIGVYVKNNSNRISLDPTNNERDPQDLILILKLIHGLSASRVGNDPETINQASDVCIYGLTNIVPLITADLIRYPELCYQYYITITSFVDSKPYVVPALHPDFLKQLVASVELGLTSFTSEVELKCVEFIEAFAQVVRLHQNPDALVTQLLQSFLKLMLDMTIGQKIDWNNTSDWYKAMYTVICCFPHTFKDMVQSFLQEHVDSSTDKAKEMIGESLARLNQIEFANVRLMKLRFVDWYDRFVSLVSLMYKK is encoded by the exons ATGGACGAAACATATCTGAAGAATCTCGAAACGGCGGCCCACATCATCATG GCACCGCCGAATTCCATCACCAACCAGCAGCGGCAGGAGTCGGAGCACATTTTCACCACCTTCCGGAGGACGAAAACGCCGTACGCCCTCTGCCAGGCGATACTGGAAAAATCGTCCGTCGATCTGGTGCTGTTCGAGGCGGCCGACGTGCTGAAGAAGGCGGTCGTCGGCGAGTGGAAGTTCATCGCCGAGCAGGACCGGGCCTCGCTGCGCCAGTACCTGCTCAGCTACGTCATACAGCGCGACGTGCCGGTGTTTATCCGCGACAAGCTGCTCCAGGTGGTGGCCATCATGATCAAGCGCGCCAGCCTGGAGGATCACGGCGCGGAGCGGGGTCAAATTTTGGAGGAGACGAAAAAGATGCTCACGTCGGGCGAGCTGAAGCAGCAGATACTGAGCTGCAGCATCATGCTCGCCATCCTGGAGGAGTACTGCAACATCGTCCGGTCGGACGATACCGGGCTGAACACGCTCGAGCACTTTAAGGCGAAAAAGCAGTTCGAAGACTCCGACCTGCTCAAAACGTTCTGCATGACGCTGCAGGCGATGGTGGAGATTGTGAACGCGTTCGATACGTCCAACAGCCTGCAGATGTACTTCTTCAAGCAGCTGCTGACGGTGATGGAAACCGTGCTGACGTGGGGCTTCCTGCTGCCCAATCTGCGGAACGTGCGCGTCCGGCATTCGCTTTCGAAGAGCATTATCGATACGTCGGAAACGGTGACGAAGGCGCTGCACGCACCGCCGCTACGCCTGCAGGCCCAGTGGAAGAGTGTCATATTCGATCCGAAGGTGCTGGAGGTGTTCTTTCACACCTACTGGAAGATGCGCGAGATTGACGATCTGCAGCCAAAGGCACTGACCTGCATCCTGCAGCTGTCGACGCTCCGCGGTCCGATCATATCGGAAAACATTGACGAAAGCATGTCCTACCTGGCGAACTACCTGACGCACTTTCTCTCGCTGATGACAAA CATCGAAATCAAAGACAAGGAAGCGTACAGCTTCTCGCTGATCCTGCGCAAGCTGTTCCAGTTCCTTCCGACCGACATGCTGAAGATGCTGCCCAACTCGCTGTTCGACGCGTCCATGCAGCAGTGCTTCACGCTGACGATGAAGTTTTTCGAGCAGTCGGCGGCGGAAGAATCGGTCGCACCGGACGAGGCGTGCTACATCGATGCGCTCAGCAACATGCTCGGCATCTGGCTGTCCTTCTTCGACGACAAGCGCAACTATCCGACCGAGCCGATGCTGCCCTACATCACGCAGATGTTCGAAAAGTACGTCCAGTGCCATCTGGCACCCCCGCAGGGCATCCGGGGTGCGGGCGGGCGCGAGGGCGACGGGGACAATGAAATTACTGAGCTGGAGGAGTCGGACCGGGAGCGGTTCCGGGAGCAGCTCACTGTGATGGGATTTTTCGGCCGCCAGATACTGCAGCACGCGCTCGGCCTGCTGGCGAAGCTGCTGGAGGATCGAACGCGCAAGCTCGGCACCCATCTGCACATGCTGCACGCGTCCAAGACGCTGTCGCTCTCGGACGGGATGAGCCTGGAGAATCTGTTCGAGGACATCcactggctgctgctgatcagCGGGCACGTGATAGCGATGGAATCGGTCGGCGAGACGCCGATGATACCGGAGCCGATACTGGTGCTCAGCAAGCAGCAGGTCGAGTCGGGTGCGACGGACGTGTCGAACAGCTTGAAGCTGCTCGCCTCCCCCCATCAGGACATTCAGGAGATAGCGAACGCGGAATCCAACACCGACCCGGTGATACGGCTAATGGCGGCCGGCTTTCGGCTGTGCGAGCTGGAAAAGACCGCCATCGAGGTGCGCATGTACCAGTTCCTGAGCCCCGAGCTGAGCGCCACCACCATGTGGTTCCTGCGCCACTGGTGCGGCACGTACGTAATGTCCGCGTACGAGCCGACCGCCACCCACATCTTCGCAAATGCGTTCGGCGTCGGCACGGCCGGGGCACTGTGGGTGATCAACTACCTGCTGAACAAGATCTGCCTGAACGCGCAGCACCTGCGGGCGGAGCCGGCCGTGATGGAGGAAAcgatcgagctgctgctggcgctgcAGCGCAACCGGTACCGCGCGCAAACCATCTTCAACTCCGAGTACTTCCGCTCGATCTGCGACCTGAAGAGCTTCGAGCTGCCGCTGACGGTGAAGCGCAAGCTGCTGCGCGGCTTCGTCACGATCGGCGGCAGCGTGGAGGGCGAGGAGGTGCGCACCGAGTACATTATGCGCATCGTGCAGGGGACGAAGGAGAAGTTCGGCCTGCTGCAGGCAACGTTCCAGCAGCACGCCCACCTGCACCAGAGCGAACAGTTCAAGCAGAAGGTGATCGAGGTGCTGGAGGAAACGATCGGCTGCGTGGAGGGTGCGTACGACAATCTGATCCTGATCCTTTACCAGGAGGTGCAGCCGATCTGCAAGCAGCTCAGCACGTTCATGTCGGTGTACAGGAACGATACG GTAATTGTGGAGCTtgtgctggagctgctgaacGAGCTGGAACGGTCGGCGGAGGTGAAGGAGGTGCGCGCTGCCCTCCACCAGTACAGCATGGACGTGATCGGGGTGTACGTgaagaacaacagcaaccgGATTTCGCTCGATCCCACCAACAACGAGCGCGATCCGCAGGATTTGATCCTCATCCTGAAGCTGATCCACGGGCTGAGCGCTAGCCGCGTCGGCAACGATCCGGAAACGATCAACCAGGCGTCGGACGTCTGCATCTACGGGCTGACGAACATTGTGCCGCTAATAACGGCCGATCTGATACGCTACCCGGAGCTGTGCTATCAGTACTACATCACGATCACGTCCTTCGTCGACTCCAAGCCATACGTG GTGCCCGCACTGCATCCCGACTTCCTGAAGCAGCTCGTCGCCTCGGTCGAGCTCGGGCTCACCTCGTTCACGTCCGAGGTCGAGCTGAAGTGCGTCGAGTTTATCGAAGCGTTCGCGCAGGTCGTCCGGCTGCACCAGAACCCGGACGCGCTCGTGACCCAGCTGCTCCAGTCCTTCCTCAAGCTGATGCTCGACATGACGATCGGGCAGAAGATCGACTGGAACAATACGAGCGACTGGTACAAGGCGATGTACACCGTGATCTGCTGCTTTCCGCACACGTTCAAGGACATGGTGCAGAGCTTCCTGCAGGAGCACGTGGACAGCAGCACGGACAAGGCGAAGGAGATGATCGGCGAAAGCTTGGCGCGCCTGAACCAGATCGAGTTTGCGAACGTGCGGCTAATGAAGCTGCGGTTCGTCGACTGGTACGATCGGTTCGTCTCGCTGGTGAGTCTTATGTACAAGAAGTAG
- the LOC120899954 gene encoding uncharacterized protein LOC120899954, with protein MTFEEDLIAKVRANEVLYNVKNVNYRRKNDKERLWQQIAYELNCSVEVCKRRWKSLRDKFIKLSRAEQAARGTSDEEQPKKWRYFDSLSFLQGYNKASLTTANFLDSMYPGEERYVDIKCEHPIGRQQFVRDDPASAFVDCGTGLVAVSERFANARPKATHHEQPASETGSSSRKRHTDLIESECIKIIRTAAEAVQLEAHAHIRRSSTQLLFEALAQRIDEANLPASRLNAIQTAVTNLVYSSL; from the exons ATGACCTTCGAGGAGGATTTAATTGCAAAAGTTCGCGCTAACGAGGTGCTGTACAACGTGAAGAACGTAAACTATCGAAGGAAAAACGACAAGGAACGGCTGTGGCAGCAGATCGCGTACGAGCTCAATTGCTCCG TGGAGGTGTGCAAACGGCGATGGAAGAGTTTGCGGGACAAGTTCATCAAGCTGAGCCGGGCGGAACAGGCGGCCCGCGGCACGTCCGACGAGGAGCAGCCGAAGAAGTGGCGCTACTTCGACAGTCTCTCCTTTCTGCAGGGCTACAACAAGGCCTCGCT CACTACGGCCAACTTCCTGGATAGCATGTACCCGGGCGAGGAGCGGTATGTCGACATCAAGTGTGAACATCCGATAGGGCGGCAGCAGTTTGTGCGCGACGATCCCGCTTCCGCGTTCGTCGACTGCGGTACCGGGCTGGTGGCGGTGAGCGAGCGGTTTGCCAACGCCCGCCCCAAGGCAACGCACCATGAGCAGCCGGCGAGTGAAACCGGCAGCAGTAGCCGCAAGCGCCACACCGATCTGATCGAGTCGGAATGCATCAAAATCATACGGACGGCGGCGGAAGCGGTGCAGCTCGAGGCGCACGCCCATATTCGCCGCAGCAGCACGCAGCTACTGTTCGAGGCGCTGGCCCAGCGGATCGACGAAGCGAACCTGCCCGCCAGCCGACTCAATGCCATCCAGACTGCCGTCACCAATCTGGTATACTCGTCCTTATGA